A single window of Actinoallomurus bryophytorum DNA harbors:
- a CDS encoding M48 family metalloprotease, with protein sequence MDVDGYLPLVAPVVAAIAARPLAERLPPRTATWVLTVLATGLALSSMSTLLALADHMLPAAVVLAAGAAGAVYTGFGQVRALRAAGREARELPGDGPLAVVDDDRADAYAVPGRVVVSTGMLAVLNPGERRVLFAHEIAHLTGRHHVFRAVVRVASAANPLLWPLRGALWYATERWADERAAAAAGDRVAAARVIGKAALAHGPRPAARMGIGAVRPGPVPRRVAALLRPPPRRGIGLTAAALGLLLCSLFTADDLLGDVAQHTRSAGAAVVASDADEPQEGVQVLYGVGGGPGGRDEDGHGHQRGDRTWREGRGQQGGDAAGDRAGRAEPAVAAQHAQHAQRGGRDA encoded by the coding sequence ATGGACGTGGACGGCTACCTGCCCCTCGTCGCCCCGGTGGTCGCGGCGATCGCCGCCCGTCCGCTGGCCGAACGCCTTCCGCCCCGTACGGCCACCTGGGTACTCACCGTGCTGGCGACGGGGCTGGCCCTGTCCTCGATGAGCACACTCCTGGCGCTGGCCGATCACATGCTGCCCGCCGCCGTGGTGCTGGCGGCCGGCGCCGCGGGCGCCGTGTACACCGGGTTCGGGCAGGTACGCGCCCTGCGCGCGGCCGGGCGAGAGGCGCGCGAACTGCCCGGTGACGGCCCGCTCGCGGTGGTCGACGACGACCGGGCCGACGCCTATGCCGTACCGGGCCGGGTGGTCGTGTCGACGGGCATGCTGGCCGTCCTCAACCCGGGCGAACGCCGCGTGCTGTTCGCCCACGAGATCGCCCATCTGACCGGCAGGCACCACGTCTTCCGCGCCGTCGTCCGTGTCGCGTCGGCGGCCAATCCGCTGCTGTGGCCGTTGCGGGGTGCGCTCTGGTACGCCACCGAGCGCTGGGCCGACGAACGCGCTGCGGCGGCGGCCGGTGACCGCGTCGCGGCGGCCCGGGTGATCGGCAAGGCTGCCCTGGCGCACGGGCCGCGCCCGGCCGCGCGCATGGGCATCGGCGCCGTGCGGCCGGGACCGGTACCCCGCAGGGTCGCCGCGCTGCTGCGCCCGCCGCCCCGCCGCGGCATCGGCCTGACCGCCGCGGCCCTCGGTCTGCTGCTGTGCTCGCTGTTCACGGCCGATGACCTCCTCGGCGACGTCGCCCAGCACACCCGGAGCGCGGGGGCGGCCGTCGTCGCCTCAGATGCCGACGAACCCCAGGAGGGCGTGCAGGTCCTGTACGGCGTCGGCGGTGGACCAGGTGGCCGCGACGAGGACGGCCATGGTCACCAGCGCGGGGACCGCACGTGGCGTGAGGGGCGGGGCCAGCAGGGCGGCGACGCGGCGGGGGACCGGGCCGGCCGCGCCGAGCCCGCCGTCGCGGCCCAGCACGCCCAGCACGCCCAGCGCGGCGGTCGCGATGCGTGA
- a CDS encoding BlaI/MecI/CopY family transcriptional regulator: MNTTADPPPPGSGGRRASGRLEAEIRAVLGGADGPLTPGETAERLGGQLAYSTVVTILTRLYAKQQLTRAPRGRAYAYALVTDEAGLAARRMRGLLEELPDRAAVLTRFVDGLTSADEDLLRQLLKSDATPDR, from the coding sequence ATGAACACCACCGCAGATCCCCCGCCCCCTGGATCAGGTGGCCGGCGGGCCAGTGGCCGGCTGGAGGCCGAGATCCGCGCGGTGCTGGGCGGGGCCGACGGCCCGCTGACCCCCGGCGAGACCGCCGAGCGCCTCGGCGGACAGCTCGCCTACAGCACCGTGGTCACGATCCTCACGCGCCTGTACGCCAAGCAGCAGCTCACTCGCGCCCCGCGCGGCCGTGCCTACGCCTATGCCCTCGTCACCGACGAGGCCGGCCTGGCCGCCCGGCGGATGCGTGGTCTCCTGGAGGAGCTCCCGGACCGTGCGGCCGTACTCACGCGGTTCGTCGACGGGCTGACCAGCGCCGACGAGGACCTGCTGCGGCAACTGCTCAAATCCGACGCGACCCCCGACCGGTGA
- a CDS encoding glycosyltransferase family 4 protein translates to MKIVFLIHNVYGIGGTIRTTLNLAAALADRHQVEIVSMLRHRERPRFEIDPRVTVVPLVDIRAGSDDTADPMFTEPATVFPAAEKRYRQYSRLTDRRAEDYLRRCRAEVIIGTRPGLNVYLARFGPSRAVRIAQEHLTHDSHVKKLRAELARHYAGLDAVVTTTEADAAVYRARMPLPGVRVLAVPNSVPEPAVPPSDGTARIIAGAGRLVRGKRFDLLIEAFADVAAKYPDWVLRVYGGGPDRERLQRLIDDRGLGGQATLMGARSPIETEFAQASIVVSASDAESFGMTLVEAMRCGVPVVSTDCPLGPAEIIRHGVDGLLVPVDDGEALTAAMLGLITDDSARRRMGEEARVSARRFDPAPIARTYEELFTALVAGRRARRRGALWHTRLRPALRGALRR, encoded by the coding sequence GTGAAGATCGTCTTTCTGATCCACAACGTCTACGGCATCGGCGGGACCATCCGTACGACGCTGAACCTGGCCGCCGCCCTCGCCGACCGGCACCAGGTGGAGATCGTCTCCATGCTCCGGCACCGCGAACGGCCCCGCTTCGAGATCGACCCGCGAGTGACGGTGGTGCCCCTGGTGGACATCCGCGCGGGCTCCGACGACACGGCCGACCCGATGTTCACCGAACCGGCCACCGTCTTCCCCGCCGCGGAGAAGCGCTACCGGCAGTACAGCCGCCTCACCGACCGCAGGGCAGAGGACTACCTGCGTCGTTGTCGCGCGGAGGTGATCATCGGCACCCGGCCCGGGTTGAACGTCTATCTCGCCCGGTTCGGCCCCTCCCGCGCGGTGCGCATCGCCCAGGAACACCTGACACACGACAGCCACGTCAAGAAGCTGCGCGCCGAACTCGCCCGTCACTATGCCGGCCTGGACGCCGTGGTCACCACGACGGAGGCGGACGCCGCCGTGTACCGCGCCCGGATGCCCCTGCCCGGGGTACGGGTGCTGGCGGTGCCCAACAGCGTCCCCGAACCCGCCGTCCCGCCCTCGGACGGCACCGCCAGGATCATCGCCGGCGCGGGCCGCCTGGTGCGGGGCAAACGCTTCGACCTGCTGATCGAGGCCTTCGCCGACGTCGCGGCCAAGTACCCGGACTGGGTCCTGCGCGTCTACGGTGGCGGCCCCGACAGAGAGCGCCTGCAGCGGTTGATCGACGACCGCGGCCTGGGCGGGCAGGCGACCCTGATGGGTGCCCGCTCACCGATCGAGACGGAGTTCGCCCAGGCGTCCATCGTCGTGTCGGCCTCCGACGCCGAGTCCTTCGGTATGACGCTGGTCGAGGCGATGCGCTGCGGCGTCCCGGTCGTGAGCACCGACTGCCCGCTCGGCCCCGCCGAGATCATCCGGCACGGCGTCGACGGCCTGCTCGTCCCGGTCGACGACGGCGAGGCCCTGACCGCCGCGATGCTCGGCCTCATCACGGACGACTCCGCCCGCCGCCGCATGGGCGAGGAGGCCCGGGTCTCCGCGCGCCGTTTCGACCCCGCCCCCATCGCCCGTACGTACGAGGAGCTCTTCACCGCTCTCGTCGCCGGCCGCCGCGCCCGGCGGCGCGGTGCCCTGTGGCACACCAGGCTGCGTCCCGCGCTACGGGGCGCACTGCGCAGGTGA
- a CDS encoding PadR family transcriptional regulator → MQANDAQTLVLCVLADGPLHGYAINAAIEELAGERLGPGSLYGALTRLEAKQLIESLEEKGRQRPVRLTAQGREVLERELRSMARVAAAGLKNLGVTPA, encoded by the coding sequence GTGCAGGCCAACGACGCTCAAACGCTCGTGCTCTGTGTGCTGGCCGACGGGCCCTTGCACGGATACGCGATCAACGCGGCGATCGAGGAGCTGGCCGGAGAGCGGCTGGGACCCGGCAGCCTGTACGGGGCGCTGACCCGCCTGGAGGCCAAGCAGCTGATCGAGTCCCTGGAGGAGAAGGGGCGCCAGCGTCCGGTCCGGCTGACCGCCCAGGGACGCGAGGTGCTGGAGCGTGAGCTGCGGTCGATGGCGCGAGTCGCGGCCGCAGGACTGAAGAACCTGGGTGTCACCCCGGCATGA
- a CDS encoding NAD(P)H-binding protein: MILVTGATGTIGTEVVRMLAERGERVRAMTRNPDGVSLPAEIVRGDFDDRDSLDGAVAGADAVFLLDAPGPWIKRHDLAMLDAVQSHGVGKVVKLSAIGTGENTELRAGGWHLPGERALRAGEAVWTVLRPSGFATNTLHWAAMIRAGRPVANLTGDGAQGVVDPRDVAEVAVAALTTPDHAGRTYTLTGPESLSTPDQVEILRKVLGRPIEVVDVPLDVAKKQMIAAGQDPDFAEGAMRGQRFIAEGGNARLTADVATVLGRTARSYATWAGDHRAAFG; the protein is encoded by the coding sequence ATGATCCTTGTCACGGGTGCGACGGGCACCATCGGCACTGAAGTGGTCCGGATGCTGGCCGAGCGCGGCGAGCGGGTCCGGGCGATGACGCGGAACCCCGACGGCGTGAGTCTGCCGGCGGAGATCGTACGGGGAGACTTCGATGACCGCGACTCCCTCGACGGCGCGGTTGCCGGGGCCGACGCGGTCTTCCTGCTGGACGCGCCGGGTCCCTGGATCAAGCGACACGACCTGGCGATGCTCGACGCCGTACAGTCCCACGGCGTGGGGAAGGTGGTGAAGTTGTCGGCCATCGGCACCGGCGAGAACACCGAGCTCAGGGCCGGCGGATGGCATCTCCCCGGCGAGCGGGCGCTGCGCGCGGGCGAGGCGGTCTGGACGGTCCTGCGGCCCAGCGGCTTCGCCACCAACACCCTGCACTGGGCCGCCATGATCCGCGCGGGACGGCCGGTCGCCAACCTGACGGGGGACGGCGCGCAGGGCGTGGTCGATCCACGCGACGTCGCCGAGGTCGCGGTCGCGGCACTGACCACGCCGGATCACGCGGGCAGGACCTACACGCTGACCGGTCCCGAGTCGCTGAGCACTCCCGATCAGGTGGAGATCCTGCGGAAGGTGCTCGGCCGCCCGATCGAGGTCGTCGACGTGCCGCTGGACGTGGCGAAGAAGCAGATGATCGCCGCCGGCCAGGACCCGGATTTCGCCGAGGGCGCGATGCGCGGCCAGCGGTTCATCGCCGAAGGGGGAAACGCCCGGCTGACCGCCGACGTGGCGACCGTACTCGGCCGTACGGCTCGTTCCTACGCGACCTGGGCCGGCGACCATCGGGCCGCATTCGGCTGA
- a CDS encoding helix-turn-helix domain-containing protein — MIPMPALRPWIADVTLMRPDSALPLVHLPDAATALVYRRTGARDGDLRVIGPRSRASYYPGKELPMCIRARLRPGAAKPVFGVPVSELRDQAVPLTDLWGARAARLEDRLGELTDPGPILRGIEEALLEGLYESADARDLLLGEAIESLSGHGERVAALARRLSVSERHLRDLFTDRVGLSPKRFAGIQRVRTVLARAGSAKWAGLASDTGYYDQSHMTADFHRLMGVSPAAFRAGHLPARTPCAA; from the coding sequence ATGATCCCAATGCCCGCCCTTCGGCCGTGGATCGCGGACGTCACGCTGATGCGGCCCGACAGCGCTCTGCCGCTGGTGCACCTACCCGACGCCGCCACCGCACTGGTCTATCGCAGGACCGGCGCACGGGACGGCGACCTGCGCGTGATCGGCCCACGCAGCCGCGCCTCCTACTACCCGGGCAAGGAACTGCCGATGTGCATCCGGGCCCGGCTGCGTCCGGGTGCGGCCAAGCCGGTGTTCGGTGTCCCGGTCAGCGAGCTGCGGGACCAGGCCGTACCGCTCACCGACCTGTGGGGCGCCCGCGCCGCCCGCCTCGAGGACCGGCTGGGCGAGCTGACCGACCCCGGCCCGATCCTGCGGGGCATCGAGGAGGCATTGCTCGAAGGCCTGTACGAGAGCGCGGACGCGCGCGACCTGCTGCTCGGCGAGGCCATCGAGTCGCTGTCCGGCCACGGCGAACGGGTCGCCGCGCTCGCCCGGCGGCTGTCGGTCAGCGAGCGCCACCTGCGCGACCTGTTCACCGACCGGGTCGGCCTGTCGCCCAAGCGCTTCGCCGGCATCCAGCGCGTCCGCACGGTGCTGGCCCGCGCGGGCTCCGCGAAATGGGCGGGACTCGCCTCGGATACCGGTTACTACGACCAGTCCCATATGACGGCCGACTTCCACAGGCTCATGGGAGTGTCCCCGGCGGCCTTTCGCGCGGGTCACCTTCCCGCCAGGACACCCTGCGCCGCATGA
- a CDS encoding COG4280 domain-containing protein translates to MSATLLVLAVFLACAVEAVEALTVVLATGLIRGWPSPLKGVGVALAVLAAIVAVFGPAIGHIPLNALRLVIGTLLLVFGLQWLRKAILRASGHKAMHDETAIYERQVSAARAAGRSGRAFVTDWYAFALAFKAVLLEGLEVAFIVVTFGANQGHIALACLGAALAIIAVTVVGVLLKEPLARVPENAMKFAVGILLTSFGTFWAGEGAGADWPGADRALLVLIPAFLLVSLLFVILLRRRSPRAAAPDPAPNPTEVAP, encoded by the coding sequence ATGAGCGCGACGCTGCTGGTCCTCGCGGTCTTCCTGGCGTGTGCCGTGGAGGCGGTCGAGGCGCTCACGGTCGTGCTCGCCACCGGCCTGATCCGTGGTTGGCCGTCGCCCTTGAAGGGCGTCGGCGTCGCGCTGGCCGTACTGGCCGCGATCGTGGCGGTCTTCGGTCCGGCGATCGGCCACATCCCGCTGAACGCGCTGCGCCTGGTCATCGGGACTCTTCTGCTGGTCTTCGGCCTGCAGTGGCTGAGGAAGGCGATCCTGCGGGCCTCGGGGCACAAGGCAATGCACGACGAGACCGCCATCTACGAGCGGCAGGTGTCGGCCGCGCGGGCCGCGGGGCGGAGCGGGCGGGCGTTCGTCACCGACTGGTACGCCTTCGCCCTCGCGTTCAAGGCCGTTCTCCTCGAAGGCCTGGAGGTGGCGTTCATCGTCGTGACCTTCGGCGCGAACCAGGGGCACATCGCGCTTGCCTGCCTCGGCGCGGCACTGGCGATCATCGCGGTCACCGTGGTGGGCGTTCTGCTGAAGGAGCCCCTGGCGCGGGTCCCGGAGAACGCGATGAAGTTCGCGGTCGGGATCCTGCTGACCTCCTTCGGCACGTTCTGGGCGGGCGAGGGAGCCGGCGCGGACTGGCCCGGCGCGGACCGTGCCCTGCTCGTGCTGATCCCGGCCTTTCTCCTGGTGTCGCTGCTGTTCGTCATCCTGCTGCGTAGACGGTCGCCCCGCGCCGCGGCGCCCGATCCGGCGCCGAACCCCACCGAGGTGGCCCCGTGA
- a CDS encoding dihydrolipoamide acetyltransferase family protein → MASILRMPEVAANAVEAVLQSWPVAENAAYAADDVIATVETEKAVVDVEADKAGVILKTLVAEGAEVQVGDPIAVIGEPGEKAGDLDALLAGLGVPAAGPAAAPDLPEADAAAASVASAASGNGSGERVFSSPLARRLAKEAGLPFETISGTGPNGRIIRRDVEAAISSRVTSPQAAAPRRPDPAAESADAPKTAARTAAPAFTDVPHSRIRSAVASRLTESKRTTPHFYLRGTARVGRLLKLRRRLNEGPVRISLNDLVLKAAAQAHVLVPAMNVIWTPDAVRSFSSVDISVAIATERGLVTPVLRSAEQLTISSVATTVRDFVERARAGRLRQEELEGGSFSVTNLGMLGTEEFAAIINPPQSAILAVGAVREEPVVKEGTLKVGSVMRVTLSVDHRPIDGAIAAEWMKVFISLLEDPVRILA, encoded by the coding sequence ATGGCGAGCATCCTGCGCATGCCCGAGGTGGCCGCGAACGCGGTCGAGGCCGTGCTCCAGAGCTGGCCGGTCGCGGAGAACGCCGCCTACGCCGCAGACGATGTGATCGCCACGGTCGAGACCGAGAAGGCCGTGGTGGACGTCGAGGCCGACAAGGCCGGCGTCATCCTGAAGACCCTGGTGGCCGAAGGCGCCGAGGTCCAGGTCGGCGACCCGATCGCGGTCATCGGCGAGCCCGGGGAGAAGGCCGGCGACCTCGACGCGCTGCTCGCCGGGCTCGGTGTCCCGGCGGCCGGGCCCGCGGCGGCGCCGGACCTGCCGGAGGCCGACGCCGCGGCCGCTTCCGTCGCCTCGGCCGCGTCTGGCAACGGTTCGGGTGAGCGCGTCTTCTCCAGCCCTCTGGCGCGCCGGCTCGCCAAGGAGGCAGGGCTGCCCTTCGAGACGATCTCGGGGACCGGCCCGAACGGCCGGATCATCCGAAGGGACGTCGAAGCGGCGATCAGCAGCCGAGTCACCTCACCCCAGGCCGCCGCGCCCCGTCGTCCCGATCCGGCCGCCGAGTCTGCGGACGCCCCGAAGACCGCGGCCAGGACGGCTGCACCGGCCTTCACCGACGTGCCGCACTCGCGGATCCGCTCGGCCGTCGCGTCACGGCTCACCGAGAGCAAGCGGACGACGCCGCACTTCTACCTGCGGGGCACGGCACGCGTCGGCAGACTGCTGAAGCTGCGGCGCCGGCTGAACGAGGGCCCGGTGCGGATCTCGCTCAACGACCTGGTTCTCAAGGCCGCCGCGCAGGCCCACGTGCTGGTTCCGGCGATGAACGTGATCTGGACACCGGACGCGGTCCGATCCTTCTCCTCCGTCGACATCTCGGTGGCGATCGCGACCGAACGGGGCCTCGTGACCCCGGTGCTCAGGTCCGCCGAGCAGTTGACGATCTCCTCGGTGGCCACGACGGTGCGGGACTTCGTCGAGCGGGCCAGGGCGGGCCGTCTCCGGCAGGAGGAGCTGGAGGGCGGCAGCTTCAGCGTGACCAACCTCGGCATGCTCGGCACGGAGGAGTTCGCGGCGATCATCAACCCCCCGCAGTCGGCGATTCTCGCCGTGGGAGCCGTACGCGAGGAGCCGGTCGTCAAGGAGGGCACCCTGAAGGTGGGCTCCGTCATGCGCGTGACCCTCTCGGTGGACCATCGCCCGATCGACGGCGCGATCGCCGCCGAGTGGATGAAGGTCTTCATCTCCCTGCTCGAGGACCCGGTGCGGATTCTGGCGTGA
- a CDS encoding alpha-ketoacid dehydrogenase subunit alpha/beta — MPEHNRLDPAAPWVEVVATDTDWDAADPALLTSMLGQLVLIRTFEEYVLDLARAGLVHGPAHSSIGQEGGAVGSVLPLTSRDTVNGSHRGHHQFLAKVLAHVEPKGIDPRREFSSDVRAVLLKSLAEICGLDRGFSHGRGGSMHLQWKEAGAIGTNAIVGGGVPLAAGSAWAHRHSGGDAVAVTYFGDGATNIGSTLETMNLASAWHLPLCFFIENNRYAVSTVVTEATGEPRLSGRGPGFGIASWKVDGMNPLAVHLAMHEALAHMRAGKGPTVIEADVYRYFHQNGPFPGSAFGYRTKEEEKEWRDRDPIRQLSGHLVRRGILSRDEIDATTERATRLLASIGEVLLEPLPGGRPGQRRIKPDEWPDPSWVDVGVRGDLGEFSGARLADRDTFTGALAEQKFIDAVSGVMARRMETDDTVVVMGEDVHRLAGGTNGATKGLKDAHPDRVLGTPISENAFTGLGGGIALDGRYKPVVELMYADFMWVAADQLFNQIAKARHMYGGDGAVPFVLRSKVAMGTGYGSQHSMDPAGIFATSAGWRIVAPSTPFDYVGLMNSALRCEDPVVVLEHVDLYTSTGEGPVEDLDYCIPVGKAAVRRTGSQLTVLSYLAMTGYVLEAVESLGSVDAEVIDLRWLDRASIDWDTIGTSIKKTNNVLIAEQGALGTSYGGWLSDEIQRRFFDWLDQPVQRLTGGEASPSISKVLERAAIARAEEASAKLDEMGRY; from the coding sequence TTGCCTGAGCACAATCGGCTCGACCCCGCGGCCCCCTGGGTCGAGGTCGTCGCCACCGACACCGACTGGGACGCGGCCGATCCGGCCCTGCTCACGAGCATGCTCGGCCAGCTCGTCCTCATCCGGACCTTCGAGGAGTACGTCCTCGACCTCGCGCGGGCGGGGCTGGTGCACGGACCGGCCCACTCGAGCATCGGGCAGGAGGGCGGTGCCGTCGGCTCGGTCCTCCCCCTGACGAGCAGGGACACGGTGAACGGGTCACACCGCGGCCACCATCAGTTCCTGGCCAAGGTGCTCGCTCATGTCGAGCCCAAGGGGATCGACCCGCGGCGGGAGTTCTCCTCCGACGTACGCGCGGTGCTGCTCAAGAGCCTGGCCGAGATCTGCGGCCTGGACCGCGGCTTCAGCCACGGCCGCGGCGGATCGATGCACCTGCAGTGGAAGGAGGCCGGCGCCATCGGCACGAACGCCATCGTCGGCGGCGGCGTGCCGCTCGCGGCCGGCTCCGCGTGGGCGCACCGGCACTCCGGCGGCGACGCGGTCGCGGTGACCTACTTCGGCGACGGCGCGACCAACATCGGCTCGACGCTCGAGACGATGAACCTGGCGTCCGCGTGGCACCTGCCGCTGTGCTTCTTCATCGAGAACAACCGGTACGCCGTCTCGACCGTCGTCACCGAGGCCACCGGCGAGCCACGGCTCTCGGGGCGCGGACCCGGTTTCGGGATCGCGAGCTGGAAGGTCGACGGGATGAACCCGCTGGCCGTCCACCTCGCCATGCACGAGGCCCTCGCGCACATGCGGGCCGGCAAGGGCCCCACCGTGATCGAGGCGGACGTCTACCGCTACTTCCACCAGAACGGCCCCTTTCCGGGGAGCGCCTTCGGCTACCGCACCAAGGAAGAGGAGAAGGAGTGGCGCGACCGTGACCCGATCAGGCAGCTCTCCGGCCACCTCGTACGGCGCGGCATCCTGAGCCGGGACGAGATCGACGCGACGACCGAGCGCGCCACGAGACTCCTGGCCTCGATCGGCGAGGTCCTGCTGGAGCCCCTGCCCGGCGGCAGGCCCGGCCAGCGCCGGATCAAGCCGGACGAGTGGCCCGATCCCTCCTGGGTGGACGTGGGAGTCCGCGGGGACCTCGGCGAGTTCTCCGGCGCACGCCTCGCCGACCGTGACACGTTCACCGGCGCGCTCGCTGAGCAGAAGTTCATCGACGCCGTCTCCGGTGTGATGGCCCGCCGGATGGAGACCGACGACACCGTCGTGGTGATGGGCGAGGACGTGCACCGGCTGGCCGGCGGCACCAACGGCGCGACGAAGGGGCTCAAGGACGCCCACCCCGACCGTGTCCTCGGCACTCCGATCAGCGAGAACGCCTTCACGGGGCTGGGCGGCGGCATCGCGCTCGACGGGCGCTACAAGCCCGTGGTCGAGCTGATGTACGCCGACTTCATGTGGGTCGCGGCCGACCAGCTGTTCAACCAGATCGCCAAGGCCCGGCACATGTACGGCGGTGACGGCGCCGTGCCGTTCGTGCTCCGGAGCAAGGTCGCCATGGGCACCGGGTACGGCTCGCAGCACTCGATGGACCCCGCCGGGATCTTCGCCACCTCGGCGGGCTGGCGCATCGTCGCGCCGTCCACGCCGTTCGACTACGTGGGGCTGATGAACAGCGCGCTGCGGTGCGAGGACCCGGTCGTCGTCCTGGAGCACGTCGACCTCTACACCTCGACGGGTGAGGGGCCGGTGGAGGATCTCGACTACTGCATCCCCGTGGGCAAGGCCGCCGTCCGCCGTACCGGATCCCAGCTGACCGTCCTGTCCTACCTGGCCATGACCGGCTACGTCCTGGAGGCGGTCGAGTCGCTCGGCTCGGTCGACGCGGAGGTCATCGACCTGCGCTGGCTGGACCGGGCGAGCATCGACTGGGACACCATCGGGACGAGCATCAAGAAGACGAACAACGTGCTCATCGCCGAACAGGGCGCACTCGGCACGTCGTACGGCGGCTGGCTGAGCGATGAGATCCAGCGCCGTTTCTTCGACTGGCTGGACCAGCCGGTGCAGCGCCTGACCGGCGGCGAGGCGTCACCCAGCATCAGCAAGGTCCTCGAACGGGCGGCCATCGCCCGTGCCGAGGAGGCCTCCGCCAAGCTGGACGAGATGGGCAGGTACTGA
- a CDS encoding VOC family protein — protein sequence MSGLPGLTRVDHIGITVPDLEEARDFLVDVLGCEYMYTLGPYRHDDSDWMSEHLGVDPRAVMRELHFFRCGGQAVFEVFHYSAPDQRTEMPRNSDVGGHHVALYVEDMDAAVAYLKSRDVTVMGDPTASSGPSEGQRWVYFLAPWGMQFELVSYPNGKAFDRQTSIR from the coding sequence ATGAGCGGGCTTCCCGGACTGACTCGTGTGGACCACATCGGCATCACGGTGCCCGACCTGGAGGAGGCCAGGGATTTCCTGGTCGACGTGCTCGGCTGTGAGTACATGTACACGCTGGGCCCGTACCGGCACGACGACAGCGACTGGATGTCCGAGCACCTCGGCGTCGACCCGCGCGCGGTAATGCGCGAGCTGCACTTCTTCCGCTGTGGCGGGCAGGCCGTCTTCGAGGTCTTCCACTACTCCGCACCGGACCAGAGGACCGAGATGCCGAGGAACAGCGACGTCGGCGGCCACCACGTCGCGCTGTACGTCGAGGACATGGACGCCGCGGTCGCCTACCTGAAGAGCCGGGACGTCACGGTCATGGGGGACCCGACGGCGAGCAGCGGGCCGAGCGAGGGACAGCGCTGGGTGTACTTCCTCGCCCCGTGGGGCATGCAGTTCGAACTCGTGTCCTACCCGAACGGCAAGGCCTTCGACCGGCAGACCTCGATCCGGTAG
- a CDS encoding GntR family transcriptional regulator, with translation MPGQTKQTASADQHGADQNGAVSQRVAGYLREAILSGEIVPGERIRQEDVAARFGTSRLPVREALRILEAEGLTEHHMHKGARVPRLDRHEVDVIYQMRERLEPLALAESLPHLREDDLRRLEEIQARIEDDADIAEFLALDREFHLLTYAGCPIDQLSSMVVRMWNTTQHYRRTFMNLTGPSRRWVVNAEHRLILDAVERRDAVDAERYLSGHIRRTRIELSRHPEAFEGPSA, from the coding sequence ATGCCAGGACAGACGAAGCAGACGGCCAGTGCCGACCAACACGGCGCCGACCAGAACGGCGCGGTGAGCCAGCGCGTGGCCGGCTACCTGCGCGAGGCGATCCTCAGCGGCGAGATCGTGCCGGGGGAGCGGATCCGCCAGGAGGACGTCGCCGCGCGCTTCGGCACCAGCCGGCTCCCGGTACGCGAGGCCCTGCGCATCCTCGAGGCCGAGGGACTCACCGAGCACCACATGCACAAGGGCGCCCGCGTGCCACGGCTGGACCGGCACGAGGTCGACGTGATCTACCAGATGCGCGAGCGGCTCGAACCTCTCGCGCTGGCCGAGAGCCTGCCGCACCTGCGCGAGGACGACCTCCGCCGGCTGGAGGAGATCCAGGCGCGGATCGAGGACGACGCGGACATCGCCGAGTTCCTCGCGCTCGACCGCGAGTTCCACCTGCTGACCTACGCCGGATGCCCCATCGACCAGCTGTCCTCGATGGTCGTCCGGATGTGGAACACCACCCAGCACTACCGCCGCACGTTCATGAACCTCACCGGTCCGTCCCGGCGGTGGGTGGTCAACGCCGAGCACCGGCTGATCCTCGACGCCGTCGAACGACGCGACGCCGTCGACGCCGAGCGCTACCTCAGCGGGCACATCCGGCGGACCCGCATCGAGCTCTCCCGGCATCCCGAGGCGTTCGAAGGGCCATCCGCATGA
- a CDS encoding (2Fe-2S)-binding protein: protein MTQVFELTVNGGPVRVETHPDTSLLHVLREELGLKGARFGCGVGLCGACFVRLDGQVVPSCDTPIWSAAGKTVVTVEGLAPGDALHRVQQAFLDEQAAQCGYCISGIMVSAADLLDKNPAPDERAVIEALDRNLCRCGVQRRAVRAVLAATEVTG from the coding sequence ATGACACAGGTGTTCGAGCTCACCGTCAACGGCGGCCCGGTCCGGGTCGAGACCCATCCGGACACCTCGCTTCTCCACGTTCTGCGTGAGGAGCTCGGCCTCAAGGGCGCACGGTTCGGCTGCGGGGTCGGCCTGTGCGGGGCCTGCTTCGTCCGGCTGGACGGCCAGGTCGTCCCGTCCTGCGACACGCCCATCTGGTCCGCCGCGGGAAAGACCGTGGTGACCGTCGAAGGGCTGGCGCCCGGGGACGCGCTGCACCGGGTGCAGCAGGCCTTCCTCGACGAACAGGCCGCGCAGTGCGGCTACTGCATCTCCGGCATCATGGTGAGCGCGGCCGACCTGCTGGACAAGAACCCGGCGCCCGACGAGCGTGCCGTCATCGAGGCACTCGACCGCAACCTGTGCCGCTGCGGCGTCCAGCGTCGCGCCGTACGCGCCGTCCTGGCGGCGACGGAGGTGACCGGATGA